Below is a window of Impatiens glandulifera chromosome 2, dImpGla2.1, whole genome shotgun sequence DNA.
GCCTATTTGGttctacttttcaaaatccaaagttatttttgtaattttgaaaccccaatccattttcaaataatcacaaaatgttagaaaatgatttttaataatattttcgggatatttcccaaacaaatattttgagccccgtttggaatttagttttaaattctaatacttttttgatatttttcaggtcTTGTACTCAATcttatataaacacaattacaGATATgcacttctaaataattttgtacaattatttacgtaatctaaacttATCTTTGTTTAGGACCCCAaactaattaaaggaaataaatgttataaataaatcgtTTAATGGCCAaacttttgaaaatataaaaccGTTTTCAACAGGCGCGGAGGAAATAATACGAAATCCCTTTTCTAAGCGTAATCAAATAACGAACCCTTatggaaactctagtataaaatacgtttatacacgtatattttactaatttttctaaaatcagttggcgactctgttttcaaataaataatctttttaattaattatgtttgattaatttaaatcgaaattcaatcaaattatcatttgattataacaaatcccaaaattaataaaatttgaataaaattaattatttttacatagttaattttaaaagcaGCTAGGTActgtcaaaatctttaaaaataactttttatttaaaaaaatatatttgacatgCAAACTAATGTTGAACACATCAAACCTTAAGTCACCCTAGATCCGACACGTGCTAAGCTGCGGAATGGATTTTTCTAGGGGTTACAGTTGCGATACATAAAAGGGACCATGGAGTATGGTCTCatgtttgaaagaaataatagTGAAGATGTCGAGTTGTTTGGATTCTGTGATAGCGATTGGGCTGGAAGCGTGGATAACATGAAGAGTACGTTCGAGTATTATTTTTCACTCGGTTTAGGTATTTTTCATGGGCGTCGAAAAAGCAAGAGAGTTGCTCATTCCTCCGCAGAAGCCGATTACGTATCGGCAATCGAAGCAACCAAACAAGTGGTTAACTTGGTTACGGAATATTTTAGAAGACATGGAGGAGAAACAAGACACGACAACGTTTTTTTTTGCGACAACAAATTGGCAATTGCTATGTCGAGAAATTCGGTATTTCATAGTCGAACAAAACACATAAACCTCAAGCATCACTACATTCATGAAGTGATGGATGATGAAGAAGTGATGATCAAACACATAAAGATCGGAGATCAACTTGCATATATCTTTACTAAAGCACTTTCTTGAAACAAATTCGTTCACTTACGAGATTTGTTAGGCATGACCAACAAAAACATTAAGGGAagtattgaaattaatatttctttaattaatagtaATGTTGATTAGGGCATATGAAAGGTTGTGCTACTTAATCATAAAGTATGTGAAGAGCTtatcttgtttatataaataCCTAGGATGGTATGGATGACATATCacacataaaataaaacatttcttTTCGTATCTTCTCTTtcctattttttctttaaatccaacaaactaaccatctcattcacatatttaaccataattatctattatttcAAGCGATCTTTTAGTACTTATCTCATGACCTCACTCTAAACATTTTCTACCAAACCATTTCATATCGTTAACAACATCTTACCACAAGTTCGACCAATCATCTaactcattcacatatttaaacACAACGTATCTCTTATTTTCTAATCGAACTTATTTTGCATCCAACCATCTCATGAGTACTATTGTACCAACGTCTACCACCACTTCAACCGTCAACAATCTCATTATTCATTCATTCGGTCCAAgagtttattgtttattttagaatCTACGAGCTTAATAATCTATTAGCTAGCgtgtttgtattttatttttcttatttttcttattgtaatattttttccttttgtcttattttatattttatcattgtatttaaccctaaatcaaactaagttaaaaagaaacaaaatttaaatatctaaCTCAAAGTTAGACCCTCAAATAGTATTTGGGCcattcaaaatttgaataatgAGGAAAATGACAAAAGAAAGTTGGTTTTGCAGAGAAAATGCATCACAAAAAGCATGCCATATGTAATTATGCATGTACCATCAAATACCACTAGGGGCAGAGCGGTACAAACGAAGACCATCAGATATTAGCCCCCTCTTAAAACCCTAGAAAGAGAAACCTTTCTTCCTCATTCTCTCATTTTTCATTTCCTCTCATCAAGATCCATCCATCTTCAggttctctctctctcttcatttctcTTAACATATTATGTAATAGATCTTAGATCATTGCTTGATACGTTCAACATTcctgattttattttgaatctCCAGCATTGCAGAATGAAGATCGTCGCCGCCTGTTTGCTCGCCGTCTTAGGAGGAAAAACTAGTCCAACCGCAGACGATATCAAGGAAATACTCGCTTCAGGTACATTACATAcacgatcttcttcttcttcaccagATCGTCGTCGTCGCTGTTTAAGGCCGCCGATGTCTGTAACTAACTAGTATTTGTTATTGATGAACAGTTGGAGCAAATGCTGATGAAAACATGATTGAGTTGCTGATATCTCAAATCAAAGGGAAAGATATCACTGAACTAGTTGCAGTTGGTAGGGAGAAGTTAGCGTGTGCTGGAGTTGGTATGGGACTTGTTTCAAGCCCTCCTTCTATCTACTATCCGCCTGAGTTTACAGCTGATGATAAGAAAGAGCCGGCGGTTGTGGAGGAGAAAGAAGAGTCGGATGATGTaagttattttcattttcaaacagATCGATCTCATGATCTCAGTTTTCAAACAGATCTGAGTTTGTTTGTATTCGTCTTTTGCAGGATTTCATGATCAGTCTCTTTGATTAGATCGTTTGCAGGGAAGATTGTTGGATCTATCAGCTTTTGATTAAACCCTAGCttatcattatcatcatcatcgtaaTCGTAAGTTTAATTAGTATGTAATGAACATGTTTATGTTGATTCTTGGATGCGTTTAATGACTTTGGATCTTGAAATTACCTTTTTAAGTAATGATGAATGATGATGaactttattattatcatattttcatttttatctatattattgTTATGGTATTTGCTTGTTTTGagtttatttcaatattatttattgaaaaaaaaaaatcttattaagaCATTTAAAGTGTGTAAAATTTGTATTTGAGCATAAGAGTACATTAAGGTAGCGTTTGTTACGTGGTACTAATTATATAGGTATAATTTGTaagaggtataaattgtaagtaGGTATTagaaggtataaattatatatattatttgtgtttggttaggagtataaattatatagatttattattttgtgtttggttggtaGTATAAAAAAAGTAGTAAGGAGGGTAAatgactattttacccttatatttatataaattatttattttataagtaatttgtattattatttatattgaaattatatagtttacattattttatatataatttcttataatttaatttatataattatataaataaaacttatttatatattaattaatattaaatatttctttttaaaattgatgtattattaaaaatatttgtatacttgaaaaatattaattgtttatttaaaataaaatattaataattttataaaaaataatatttgtaattaaatagtataattataaattagtttaaaaaataatttatatagatataagttgtgttaatattaataatatcgCTAATTTAtgtaactaaatattatttattaataatgtaataaaattttattttataaatgaatggtatatatgactattattttttaattaatttttttagtttttaaaaataattattacattttattagatataaaattgtcaatttaagtaattaagtatttattattattatttaaattataaaattaaacctagttaaatataaatgatattatatttttttattattatattttaaaatataataaagaaattataattttaataattatataaagttaGAGGGTTAAAGaggaattatattttataaatgctTATACCCTTTTGTAACAGGTTGTAATAGGTATAAGATTATACCTCatttaatgtataaattataccttAAAATTactgtatatataaaaattatccaACCAAACAGCCAATTTAATTTACTGTATATACAATTATACAATATCTACAGTGTTATCCCTTGTACCAAACATAgcctaaatttaataaaattattcataaaaatgaaatttagtattttaattttaaaaatggaaaaaagtaaaaagtgaaagtcatttgtttttgttatatataaaaattttgattaaaaaaatgtaggtaaaaggtgaaagaaaaaaataaatttttagataaagatatattaaaaattattaacttttttatataacaaacatttattattttaatatttaacaaatataattatttttaaatataaactattaactttttttataacaaaCATGATTGATTTATAGGTTTAATTATtagtgaaaaatataaatttttaatatatatttaaattgtctatatatattaaaaatgttaataatagtttaaaatggaatgaataaataaataaaataatacaaacacattattaatattattgagcTCAAAATttcttagaaagaaaaaaatacttcCCTGACCTATCCCGCCCAACTTTGTAGAAAGAATTAGAAGAATCGactttttaaaatgaattaaaaaaatatgaatcagaCTATATATTACGACCAAATATATATCTCATAATACTgaatcttaatataaaaaaaaatcacatactAGTCATTATTGGCAAAATAAGCATCATCGacatgatatataatataaataatattattataaaataattttaatttaaaaaaaatatagtataaattGTACCAACAAATATTCTCCAAAATTGAATGGAAGCATGGATATAGCAAaacaattttacaaaataaaacaaagagtAAATTAATGATAAGTTCACTTCGATCGtgaaataaaacatataaaatcatAGTGATTCCTTGAAACTATATAAGTCTAAGCTA
It encodes the following:
- the LOC124927658 gene encoding 60S acidic ribosomal protein P2B-like; this translates as MKIVAACLLAVLGGKTSPTADDIKEILASVGANADENMIELLISQIKGKDITELVAVGREKLACAGVGMGLVSSPPSIYYPPEFTADDKKEPAVVEEKEESDDDFMISLFD